From the Nodularia sp. NIES-3585 genome, one window contains:
- a CDS encoding cytochrome c translates to MDNQITKPETRIQWITLLALVILLAAPLGIFGVQMVRAGDPYVKNVLALNGDLVQGHAIFQINCAGCHGLEADGLVGPSLQGVSKRKSQYKLIHQVISGETPPMPKFQPSVQEMADLLSYLESL, encoded by the coding sequence TTGGATAACCAGATTACCAAACCAGAAACTCGGATACAGTGGATCACTTTGTTGGCTCTGGTGATACTGCTAGCAGCCCCTTTGGGCATTTTTGGTGTTCAAATGGTTAGAGCTGGTGACCCTTATGTGAAGAATGTCCTTGCCCTGAATGGAGACTTAGTTCAAGGACACGCTATCTTTCAAATTAACTGCGCTGGTTGTCATGGACTCGAAGCAGATGGGCTAGTGGGGCCTAGTTTGCAAGGCGTTTCCAAGCGTAAGTCGCAATATAAGTTGATTCACCAAGTTATTAGTGGCGAAACCCCGCCAATGCCAAAATTTCAACCCAGCGTTCAAGAAATGGCAGACTTATTAAGCTATTTGGAGAGTTTATAG
- a CDS encoding catalase produces MKLFTEYPEKDELKYSHLMSDLATKRMENLYGDEKKEAAKRDTHAKTHAAVQGTLEIFDFDEAAIKQELSQRTSLTEAQLSAISLKQGLFAKAKQYPVWLRFANGAFSVKNDYEPDTRSMAVKVMGVEGERLPESHELKTQDIIVHNVEFFFVKTIKDFYSFFLAVYRSGLSPFLKLSTLLWLLFHPYEFSLLKNGFKRTPKSLLTERYWSASAYSIGLKPDFDPTKTSLVPVEYPAVIKYAFTPISSQPPHQQLPFQERPESELKRAKALGSEDNYYREDLIQALAKSDAQYYWDFQIQFQISPEMSIDDTTIAWNEEESPFLTVGRLTVKHQQVNSPQEDDFGENLRLSPWNGLAVHRPVGAINRLRGLVYPIVAEYRHKKRGIKYQEPTV; encoded by the coding sequence ATGAAACTATTTACTGAATACCCAGAAAAAGACGAACTTAAATATTCCCATCTCATGAGTGACCTAGCTACAAAGCGCATGGAAAATCTTTACGGAGATGAGAAAAAAGAAGCCGCAAAGAGAGATACTCATGCTAAAACCCACGCTGCTGTTCAAGGAACTCTAGAAATCTTTGACTTTGATGAAGCAGCCATTAAACAGGAATTGAGCCAACGCACCTCATTAACAGAAGCTCAACTTTCTGCCATTTCCCTCAAACAAGGTTTATTTGCCAAAGCCAAACAATATCCGGTGTGGTTAAGATTTGCTAATGGTGCCTTTTCAGTTAAGAATGATTATGAACCAGATACGCGCTCGATGGCTGTAAAAGTCATGGGGGTAGAAGGAGAAAGACTACCAGAAAGTCACGAGTTAAAAACCCAAGATATTATTGTCCACAATGTCGAATTCTTTTTTGTTAAAACCATTAAAGACTTTTACAGCTTTTTTTTGGCAGTTTATAGATCAGGGCTGTCCCCGTTTCTGAAGCTGTCCACACTTTTATGGCTATTGTTTCATCCCTATGAATTCTCACTGCTAAAAAATGGTTTCAAACGCACTCCCAAGAGTTTGCTCACAGAACGCTATTGGAGTGCTTCAGCCTATTCTATCGGACTTAAACCTGATTTTGACCCAACCAAAACGAGTTTAGTTCCTGTGGAATATCCCGCTGTAATTAAATATGCATTTACTCCCATTTCCAGTCAACCACCTCATCAACAGCTTCCTTTCCAGGAAAGACCAGAAAGCGAACTTAAGCGTGCCAAAGCATTAGGTTCAGAAGACAACTACTACCGAGAGGATTTAATTCAAGCTCTAGCAAAGTCTGATGCCCAATACTATTGGGACTTTCAAATCCAATTTCAAATTAGCCCAGAGATGTCCATCGATGATACTACCATTGCTTGGAATGAAGAAGAATCACCCTTCTTGACAGTTGGTCGTCTGACAGTTAAGCATCAGCAGGTTAACTCTCCTCAAGAAGATGACTTCGGAGAAAATCTCCGCCTTTCCCCTTGGAATGGTTTAGCCGTGCATCGTCCTGTCGGCGCGATCAATCGTTTACGCGGCTTAGTTTATCCTATCGTTGCTGAGTACCGACATAAAAAAAGAGGAATCAAATACCAAGAACCAACTGTTTAA
- a CDS encoding DUF2301 domain-containing membrane protein yields the protein MTTQTLSAPEVYQGQFGEFTIDGSDRTGVIIYRAGLMVAALSFAIGSALVLFNKNPATIAALTPLYACFSLGLGISLLTIHIYMAFLHRLLQVFWVIGSISAVVLAVSSSEPLAIAVYNQPLTLFGIGFTFVALTGIFFKEAFCFNRLETKLLTFIVPLLLLGHLVGILPTHWEQVLLGVWAIFLLIFALRKSFQAIPPDIGDKSVFSYLKTQNSANTNSV from the coding sequence ATGACTACACAAACACTATCTGCACCAGAAGTTTATCAGGGCCAGTTTGGGGAATTTACCATTGACGGGAGCGATCGCACTGGCGTGATTATCTACCGCGCTGGGTTAATGGTAGCTGCACTCAGCTTTGCCATAGGTAGCGCTTTGGTTTTGTTCAACAAAAATCCCGCTACTATAGCCGCACTGACCCCTTTATATGCCTGTTTCAGTCTGGGACTGGGTATCAGTTTGTTGACAATTCACATCTACATGGCATTTCTGCACCGACTATTACAAGTTTTTTGGGTAATCGGCAGTATATCAGCAGTTGTACTGGCAGTGTCTAGTAGTGAACCTTTAGCGATCGCAGTCTACAATCAACCTCTGACATTATTTGGCATAGGTTTTACCTTCGTCGCATTAACAGGTATTTTTTTCAAAGAAGCTTTTTGCTTTAATCGCCTAGAAACTAAGTTATTAACTTTCATAGTTCCCTTACTTCTGCTGGGACATTTGGTAGGAATTTTACCAACTCACTGGGAACAGGTTTTATTAGGAGTTTGGGCAATTTTCTTGCTAATATTTGCCTTACGTAAATCATTCCAAGCAATTCCGCCAGATATTGGCGATAAATCGGTATTTAGTTATTTGAAAACACAAAATTCAGCTAATACCAATTCTGTATGA
- a CDS encoding MotA/TolQ/ExbB proton channel family protein encodes MGINNLFTAGGVVMWPLFGFSVLAVALIVERIRFWVRINNRQSSVIREVLKLYRLDNVVGAMDKLRKNADLPLARIFLAALELEEPNPEEFRLALESEAQAEIPLLKRFQNIFETIIGLAPLLGLLGTVLGLIASFASLDIGDVGGTKTSGVTAGISEALVSTATGLVVAIFTLLFANSFRGLYVRQIALIQEYGGQLELLYRRRYERGERSYASTR; translated from the coding sequence ATGGGAATTAATAATCTGTTTACCGCTGGCGGCGTGGTAATGTGGCCGCTGTTCGGGTTTTCGGTGTTAGCAGTAGCGCTGATTGTTGAACGTATCCGGTTTTGGGTGAGAATCAATAACCGTCAAAGCAGTGTGATTAGAGAGGTGTTGAAACTTTATCGGCTAGATAACGTAGTTGGTGCAATGGATAAACTCCGCAAAAATGCAGATTTGCCCCTAGCACGGATTTTTCTGGCGGCCTTAGAATTAGAAGAACCAAATCCCGAAGAATTTCGTTTGGCATTAGAAAGTGAAGCCCAAGCTGAAATACCCTTACTTAAACGCTTTCAAAATATCTTTGAGACAATTATCGGTTTAGCGCCACTATTAGGTCTATTGGGTACTGTGTTGGGATTGATTGCTTCCTTTGCTTCCTTAGATATCGGTGATGTAGGAGGTACGAAAACCTCAGGTGTAACCGCTGGTATCAGTGAAGCTTTGGTTTCTACTGCGACAGGATTGGTAGTTGCGATATTTACACTCTTATTTGCCAACTCTTTTCGTGGTCTATATGTCCGTCAAATAGCACTCATTCAAGAGTATGGGGGACAATTAGAGTTACTTTACCGCCGACGCTACGAACGAGGAGAGAGAAGCTATGCGTCTACCAGATGA
- a CDS encoding peroxidase family protein, translated as MAGKRDTSKDGLGNKIQTLVLTNFKGFWQLLQSNESLKRKVNKTLLNSLIYKIPTRPNPYSMMTLDEYIPDTKIPKKTDTYTSWESLNDRTYTGRHLPPDPKLNAEGNLPKVEDLAILFRKKDGKTIYSSKSTMLFPYWVQWFTDSFLRIDHLNKLKNTSNHEIDLCNVYGLTRKQTHLLRSFQGGKLKTQKLKRQDGVEEEYPLFYYADAAQDQVKPEFDGLYQPLNDEKRQPVDKKQYMFAMGVERANVQIGYVMLNTLCLREHNRLCDQLASNYPDWDDERLFQTSRNILMAMILKIIMEEYINHITPYHFKLFADPEAFTKESWHRTNYMAIEFDFVYRWHSAIPETFNYNGQPTHIATSLWNNKMFIDQGLGALMEETCSQPGTKIGLFNTPDILVELTELPSIRLGRQLQLASYNDYREMCGFPRVTKFEQVTSDEFAQEKLKELYGHVDQIEFFVGLYAEDGRENSTIPPLVARLIGIDAFSQALTNPLLSPNIFNKETFSPVGWEIIQNTNTVSDLVNRNVPASDKKYKVTFDL; from the coding sequence ATGGCTGGAAAAAGAGACACATCCAAAGACGGTTTAGGTAACAAAATTCAGACATTAGTTTTAACAAACTTTAAAGGATTTTGGCAACTTCTGCAAAGCAACGAGTCTCTCAAACGTAAAGTTAACAAAACTCTGCTGAATAGTCTCATCTATAAAATTCCGACTCGTCCTAATCCCTACAGTATGATGACTCTAGACGAGTATATTCCTGACACTAAAATTCCTAAGAAAACTGACACTTATACTTCCTGGGAATCACTCAACGATCGCACTTATACAGGAAGACATCTCCCACCCGATCCCAAGTTAAACGCTGAGGGGAATCTACCTAAAGTTGAAGACCTAGCTATTTTATTCCGGAAAAAAGATGGTAAAACAATTTACTCTAGTAAATCAACCATGTTGTTTCCCTATTGGGTACAGTGGTTTACAGATAGCTTCCTTCGCATTGATCATTTAAATAAACTGAAAAATACTTCCAACCATGAAATTGATTTGTGTAATGTTTATGGCTTAACCAGGAAACAAACACATCTGTTAAGAAGTTTTCAAGGAGGTAAATTAAAAACGCAGAAACTCAAACGCCAAGATGGTGTAGAAGAAGAATATCCCTTGTTTTATTATGCTGATGCAGCACAGGATCAAGTTAAGCCTGAATTTGACGGTCTTTATCAACCCCTTAATGATGAAAAAAGACAGCCGGTAGATAAAAAACAATATATGTTTGCCATGGGAGTAGAACGAGCAAATGTGCAAATTGGCTATGTCATGCTCAATACTCTCTGTCTTCGGGAACATAATCGTCTTTGTGATCAATTAGCCAGCAATTATCCAGATTGGGATGATGAACGGCTCTTTCAAACATCGAGAAATATTCTCATGGCGATGATTCTTAAAATCATCATGGAAGAGTACATTAATCACATAACTCCTTATCACTTTAAGTTGTTTGCCGACCCAGAAGCTTTTACTAAGGAAAGTTGGCATCGTACCAATTATATGGCAATTGAATTTGACTTTGTTTATCGCTGGCATAGTGCGATTCCAGAGACTTTTAACTATAACGGCCAGCCAACCCATATTGCTACATCTCTGTGGAACAATAAGATGTTTATTGACCAAGGTTTAGGAGCATTGATGGAGGAAACTTGCTCTCAACCAGGGACAAAAATTGGTTTATTTAACACCCCTGATATATTGGTGGAGTTAACTGAATTACCCTCAATCCGACTAGGACGACAGCTACAATTAGCAAGCTACAACGATTATCGCGAAATGTGTGGTTTTCCCAGAGTGACTAAATTTGAACAAGTTACCAGTGATGAATTTGCTCAAGAAAAACTCAAAGAATTATATGGTCATGTTGATCAGATTGAGTTTTTTGTCGGGCTTTACGCCGAAGATGGGCGAGAGAATTCAACTATCCCTCCCCTTGTAGCCCGCTTAATTGGAATTGATGCTTTTTCCCAAGCGCTAACTAATCCTTTACTATCACCCAATATCTTCAATAAAGAGACTTTTTCTCCTGTGGGTTGGGAAATTATTCAGAATACCAACACAGTCTCAGATTTAGTTAATCGTAATGTTCCAGCATCAGACAAGAAGTACAAAGTTACTTTTGACCTTTAA
- a CDS encoding RNA-guided endonuclease TnpB family protein, with protein sequence MATKRVTFRLYPSKAQANKMHYWRRLHKDLYNSCVEHRRTSYKRFGNSVDYFNQQNCLPDFKEEWIEYKELGSHALQDTVKRVDFAFKRFLKLKSGYPKFKSSRHYKGWTYPCNSGWKAGTNGKNGYLKISHLGNIKMRGQARDWGKTKTCTIIFQQDKWYASITVDCVPTRPQTDVGAIGLDFGVYHAIAESNGNIIENPRFVKLAQDKINKIAKTSRRKKPPQKGVKASRRWRKANKAVAKIQSKVARQRQDWQHKVSTQIVSCNSLVATEKLNIKGMTRKAKKRRSVVLGVSPMNNCVKKGSQRKRQKTGLNRSLLDVGIGNLKDLIKYKVIEAGGFYIEIPTQKVKPSQTCPNCGHQKQKTLAERVHHCERCGYQCDRDIAAAMVILNYARGMERASTDADESTSTWCGSFKQVTQMTRRKRTSQS encoded by the coding sequence ATGGCTACTAAGCGAGTTACTTTTAGACTTTACCCGTCTAAAGCACAAGCCAATAAAATGCACTATTGGCGACGATTGCACAAGGATTTATACAACTCTTGTGTTGAGCATCGCAGAACTTCTTACAAACGATTTGGTAACTCAGTAGATTACTTTAACCAACAAAACTGTTTACCTGATTTTAAAGAAGAATGGATAGAGTATAAAGAGCTTGGTAGTCATGCTTTGCAGGATACTGTTAAACGTGTTGATTTTGCATTTAAGCGATTTTTAAAACTCAAATCGGGTTATCCAAAATTTAAGTCAAGTCGTCACTACAAAGGGTGGACTTATCCCTGTAATTCAGGATGGAAAGCTGGCACTAATGGCAAAAACGGTTATCTAAAAATATCTCATCTAGGTAACATCAAAATGCGTGGGCAAGCTAGGGATTGGGGTAAAACTAAAACCTGCACAATAATTTTTCAGCAGGATAAGTGGTATGCTTCGATTACTGTTGATTGTGTTCCGACCCGTCCACAAACTGATGTAGGTGCTATTGGATTAGATTTTGGTGTGTACCATGCAATTGCTGAGTCCAATGGCAATATCATTGAGAATCCCAGGTTTGTTAAACTTGCTCAAGACAAAATCAATAAGATAGCTAAAACTAGCCGCAGGAAAAAGCCACCACAAAAAGGTGTTAAAGCTTCACGGCGATGGAGGAAAGCCAACAAAGCAGTAGCCAAAATCCAATCAAAGGTTGCACGTCAAAGACAAGACTGGCAACATAAAGTCTCTACACAGATAGTTAGCTGTAATAGCCTGGTAGCGACTGAGAAATTAAATATCAAAGGGATGACTCGCAAAGCCAAAAAGCGACGCAGTGTGGTCTTGGGGGTTTCCCCCATGAACAACTGCGTCAAGAAAGGCAGTCAGAGAAAACGTCAAAAAACTGGATTAAATAGGTCTTTACTTGATGTTGGTATTGGCAATCTCAAGGATTTAATTAAATATAAAGTCATCGAGGCAGGTGGTTTTTATATTGAGATTCCTACACAAAAGGTTAAGCCATCTCAAACTTGCCCTAATTGTGGTCATCAAAAGCAAAAAACACTAGCCGAAAGAGTTCATCATTGCGAAAGATGTGGCTATCAATGTGATAGAGATATAGCTGCTGCAATGGTAATACTCAATTATGCAAGGGGTATGGAACGTGCCTCTACAGATGCAGATGAGTCAACCTCTACTTGGTGCGGAAGCTTTAAGCAAGTTACTCAAATGACGCGTCGGAAACGTACATCTCAGTCGTAG
- a CDS encoding sugar phosphate nucleotidyltransferase — MRAVLMAGGSGTRLRPLTCDLPKPMVPILNRPIAEHIINLLKRHQITEVIATLHYLPDVLRDYFQDGSDFGVQMTYAVEEDQPLGTAGCVKNIEELLDETFLVISGDSITDFDLTGAIAFHKQKQAKATLVLTRVPNPVEFGVVITDEQGHINRFLEKPSSSEIFSDTVNTGIYILEPEVLDYLPSNTESDFSKDLFPLMLEKGEALYGYIAKGYWCDVGHLDAYREAQYDALDRKVKLDFAYKEVSPDLWIGQNTFIAPTATIETPAVIGDNCRIGARVQIEGGTIIGDNVTIGADANLKRPILWNGSIIGDEAHLSACVISRGTRVDRRAHVLEAAVVGSLSTIGEEAQISPNVRVWPSKKIESGAILNINLIWGNTAQRNLFGQRGVQGLANIDITPEFAVKLGAAYGSTLRTKANPTALMEAAQKNSNVVLGGSGETGFIFPHLHPGFDSMFCIAKLIEMLTIQERSLATARSELPRVVHKSYTVRCPWTAKGALMRYLVETHPAQNLELIDGVKICQPYDDSWLLVLPDASEPLVHLYANSNDRDWVDETLRNYRTRVQTFVERQQEQQPAEV; from the coding sequence ATGCGTGCAGTACTGATGGCAGGCGGTTCGGGAACGCGGCTTCGCCCGTTAACTTGTGATCTGCCCAAACCGATGGTTCCTATTCTCAATCGGCCAATTGCTGAACACATCATTAATCTGCTCAAGCGGCATCAAATCACAGAAGTTATTGCTACATTGCATTATCTACCGGATGTCTTGCGAGACTACTTTCAAGATGGCAGCGATTTTGGTGTCCAGATGACTTATGCCGTTGAAGAAGACCAACCGCTAGGCACGGCAGGCTGTGTGAAGAATATTGAGGAACTCTTGGATGAAACCTTTTTAGTGATTAGCGGTGATAGTATCACAGATTTTGACCTGACGGGGGCGATCGCTTTTCACAAACAAAAACAGGCCAAAGCCACTTTAGTTTTAACCAGGGTTCCCAATCCGGTGGAATTTGGGGTGGTTATTACCGATGAACAAGGACATATTAACCGCTTTTTAGAAAAACCCTCTAGCAGTGAAATTTTTTCCGATACCGTCAACACTGGTATTTATATTCTCGAACCAGAAGTATTAGATTATCTGCCATCCAACACTGAAAGTGACTTTTCCAAAGACTTATTTCCCTTAATGCTGGAAAAAGGCGAAGCCCTGTATGGTTATATTGCCAAAGGTTACTGGTGTGATGTCGGTCATTTAGATGCTTATCGTGAAGCTCAGTATGATGCGTTAGATCGGAAAGTCAAACTCGACTTTGCTTATAAAGAAGTTTCGCCCGATTTGTGGATAGGACAAAATACTTTTATCGCCCCCACAGCGACTATTGAGACTCCAGCCGTGATTGGTGACAATTGCCGCATTGGGGCTAGAGTCCAGATTGAGGGTGGAACAATCATTGGGGATAATGTCACCATTGGCGCTGATGCTAACCTAAAGCGGCCAATTTTGTGGAATGGGTCAATTATTGGCGATGAAGCCCATCTGAGCGCTTGCGTAATTTCTCGTGGGACGCGTGTAGACCGTCGCGCTCATGTCTTAGAAGCGGCTGTAGTGGGTTCTCTTTCTACTATCGGCGAAGAAGCCCAAATTAGTCCTAATGTGCGGGTTTGGCCGAGTAAAAAGATTGAATCAGGGGCAATTTTAAATATTAACTTGATTTGGGGTAACACTGCTCAAAGAAACTTATTTGGGCAACGTGGTGTACAAGGATTAGCGAATATTGACATCACCCCAGAATTTGCTGTGAAGTTAGGGGCTGCTTATGGTTCCACCTTGCGGACTAAAGCCAATCCTACAGCTTTGATGGAGGCGGCTCAGAAAAATTCCAATGTGGTGTTAGGAGGTAGCGGCGAAACTGGTTTTATTTTCCCCCATCTGCATCCGGGATTTGACTCTATGTTCTGCATTGCGAAGTTAATTGAGATGCTGACTATTCAAGAGCGATCGCTTGCTACAGCGCGTTCAGAGTTACCCCGTGTAGTTCACAAAAGTTATACAGTCCGTTGTCCTTGGACTGCTAAGGGGGCGCTAATGCGTTATTTGGTGGAAACACACCCAGCCCAAAATTTAGAGTTAATTGATGGGGTGAAAATTTGCCAACCTTATGATGATAGTTGGTTATTAGTTCTACCAGATGCTAGTGAACCTTTAGTACATTTATATGCCAACAGTAACGATCGCGATTGGGTAGATGAGACTTTGAGAAACTATCGCACCCGTGTTCAGACTTTTGTGGAAAGACAACAAGAACAGCAACCAGCTGAGGTGTAA
- a CDS encoding biopolymer transporter ExbD, whose translation MRLPDEADLPAQINILPMIDVIFAILTFFIMSTLFLTRSEGLPVNLPTATTATQQQVPTKITVTVDETGIISVNRQPSTVDSLAEQLRTIIGSNSEALVIINADQKVGHGQVVAIMDRVRQVKGARLAISTQKP comes from the coding sequence ATGCGTCTACCAGATGAAGCAGATTTACCAGCACAGATCAACATCTTACCGATGATTGACGTGATATTTGCGATTTTAACGTTTTTTATCATGTCAACACTGTTTTTAACTAGGTCTGAAGGTTTGCCAGTTAATTTACCTACGGCGACGACAGCAACACAACAGCAAGTTCCCACAAAAATTACCGTCACAGTAGACGAAACAGGAATAATTAGCGTCAATCGTCAACCTAGCACAGTTGATTCATTAGCAGAGCAACTGCGGACTATTATTGGTTCTAACTCAGAAGCGTTAGTAATTATTAATGCTGATCAAAAAGTAGGTCATGGTCAGGTAGTCGCAATTATGGATCGGGTGCGTCAGGTAAAGGGGGCGAGGTTAGCGATTTCCACTCAAAAACCCTAA
- a CDS encoding MATE family efflux transporter, whose protein sequence is MLTKSHIRTEINEFIKLAIPLAGAQVAQAAVGFVDTIMMGQLGQESLAAGGLASTSFQFVLNTASGVVMAVSPLVASAQGSGNKTQIEQIVRQGVWLCLILGIPMMLVLGHLNYLMLHLGQTASTVKLADGYLNFVLWGILPGLGFAMLRGYVSALSQANIILPLVILGTLVNVAGNYILGYGNFGFPPMELAGLGLASAIGLWTMFLGLLIYTRVHPQLKKYQFWQNLHQLKPKILRHLAGIGVAIAVTIAVEYGLFTAVTFLMGALGVEVLAAHQTVYQTMILIFMVPLGMSYAVTVRVGFWLGQKNIVGARRAGYVGVTVAGSFMILTAIVLLTYPQQIIGIYLDIDDPVNAELFKLAMPMLFISALSQFLDGVQRVAMGALYGLQDTQVPMLLSILSFWGIGLTSGYILGFPLGFGGVGLWAGQSIGVAIAGMIFLWRFHRLTFKLRTRL, encoded by the coding sequence ATGCTGACCAAATCGCATATCCGCACCGAAATTAATGAGTTTATTAAACTGGCGATTCCGTTAGCTGGCGCTCAAGTTGCTCAAGCTGCTGTTGGGTTTGTAGACACCATCATGATGGGACAATTGGGACAAGAAAGTTTGGCAGCTGGCGGATTGGCATCTACATCATTCCAGTTTGTATTGAATACGGCCAGTGGTGTAGTCATGGCAGTCAGTCCGCTAGTGGCGTCAGCACAAGGATCTGGTAACAAAACCCAAATTGAACAAATTGTCCGCCAGGGGGTTTGGCTGTGTCTCATTCTCGGCATTCCCATGATGTTGGTATTAGGGCATCTTAATTATTTAATGCTTCACCTGGGACAAACTGCATCAACGGTGAAATTAGCAGACGGCTATCTCAACTTTGTTTTGTGGGGAATATTACCAGGTTTGGGGTTTGCCATGCTCAGAGGTTATGTTTCAGCCCTGTCTCAAGCGAATATCATCTTGCCGCTGGTAATTCTGGGAACACTAGTAAATGTCGCAGGTAACTATATTCTCGGCTATGGCAACTTTGGTTTTCCTCCGATGGAATTGGCAGGACTGGGGTTAGCCAGCGCCATCGGTTTGTGGACAATGTTTTTAGGATTGCTCATTTATACTCGCGTTCACCCACAACTCAAGAAGTATCAATTTTGGCAGAATTTACATCAACTCAAACCGAAAATCCTTCGGCATTTGGCTGGAATTGGTGTGGCGATCGCAGTCACAATTGCGGTGGAGTATGGGTTATTTACAGCAGTGACGTTTTTGATGGGAGCATTGGGAGTTGAAGTCTTAGCGGCTCACCAAACGGTTTATCAAACCATGATTTTGATTTTCATGGTGCCATTAGGGATGTCCTATGCAGTCACAGTCAGGGTGGGGTTTTGGTTAGGACAAAAAAATATTGTCGGCGCTCGACGAGCCGGATACGTAGGTGTAACTGTTGCCGGATCTTTTATGATCTTGACAGCGATTGTATTACTCACTTATCCACAACAGATAATTGGGATTTATTTAGACATTGATGACCCAGTGAATGCAGAGTTATTCAAGCTGGCTATGCCGATGTTGTTCATCTCGGCATTATCACAATTTTTGGATGGAGTACAACGTGTGGCAATGGGCGCATTATATGGACTGCAAGATACACAAGTACCTATGTTGTTAAGTATTTTAAGTTTTTGGGGAATTGGTTTAACCAGTGGCTATATCTTGGGATTCCCTCTAGGGTTTGGTGGAGTGGGATTATGGGCTGGACAGTCAATTGGTGTAGCGATCGCAGGTATGATTTTCCTCTGGCGTTTTCACAGACTCACGTTTAAGCTCAGAACTCGCTTGTAG
- the petG gene encoding cytochrome b6-f complex subunit V, giving the protein MVEPLLSGIVLGLIFVTLAGLFYAAYKQYKRPNELGG; this is encoded by the coding sequence GTGGTTGAACCCTTGCTATCTGGTATTGTCCTTGGTCTGATTTTTGTCACTCTTGCTGGACTGTTCTACGCTGCTTATAAGCAATACAAGCGCCCCAACGAATTGGGGGGTTAA
- a CDS encoding SH3 domain-containing protein has product MVRYVAAIAIASFMGMISLPSLAQQRQTPKPNVQGDYNSAITKFPDGSKAVLLSWFTNIRNGRLNCRSAPGVNQRIIQQFQPNDLIQVDAGANNSQELIVRDSQGNPWLRVKIVNNQGQSHRNCFVRANRQFIEPNSLE; this is encoded by the coding sequence ATGGTTCGTTATGTTGCAGCGATCGCGATCGCTAGTTTCATGGGGATGATTTCTCTACCTTCCCTAGCCCAACAACGGCAAACACCCAAACCGAATGTTCAAGGGGACTACAATTCAGCGATCACTAAATTTCCTGATGGTAGTAAAGCTGTATTATTGTCATGGTTCACTAATATTCGTAATGGTAGACTAAACTGCCGTAGCGCCCCTGGAGTAAATCAGCGAATTATCCAGCAATTTCAGCCAAATGACCTAATCCAAGTCGATGCTGGTGCAAATAATTCTCAAGAACTTATTGTGCGGGATTCTCAGGGTAATCCTTGGCTACGGGTGAAGATCGTCAACAATCAAGGGCAAAGTCACAGAAATTGTTTCGTGAGAGCCAATCGACAGTTTATAGAACCCAATTCTTTAGAATAA